In Paenibacillus sp. BIC5C1, a genomic segment contains:
- a CDS encoding FAD-dependent monooxygenase, producing the protein MNQNTHLKTDVCIVGAGPGGALLSFLLRRQGISTILIERQPHLLKSFRGEVLNADGEHVLNKHGLYAAVTQRGVLPLEQIQYWENGQIIHTIFPGEQEYHVGIHVPQDHLLEVIVSQSQHQGNDQVLYNTVMTGLLRNKADHTVGINIRQEGRPASIEAAVIVGADGRYSAVRRHAGLTPDIRKHGYDLLWARIPAPAGWEPAVRMASMDGQQLALFSQFGGYVQIGWNIPQGSFSKLREQPFAPFVQKLVAAFPCLADSVAEHIQTWSDFVLLSVESSFADSWAKDNIVLLGDAAHTMTPTGAFGLNAALEDADVLAELLIDMAADQFSSTEQLQELQARRGEKVKQQLAKQLEMESSFQQRYESYQ; encoded by the coding sequence ATGAATCAAAATACGCATTTAAAAACTGACGTTTGTATTGTGGGAGCTGGCCCTGGAGGGGCTCTACTCTCATTCCTGCTGAGACGGCAGGGAATATCCACCATTCTGATCGAGCGCCAGCCGCACCTGCTTAAGTCGTTTCGTGGCGAAGTGCTCAATGCAGATGGTGAACATGTATTGAACAAGCATGGGTTATACGCTGCTGTCACCCAGCGTGGCGTGCTGCCCCTGGAGCAAATTCAATATTGGGAGAATGGTCAGATCATCCACACCATTTTCCCTGGAGAGCAAGAATACCATGTAGGCATTCACGTGCCGCAGGATCATCTGCTGGAAGTCATCGTGTCACAATCACAGCACCAGGGAAACGACCAAGTTCTTTATAATACGGTTATGACTGGGTTGTTACGAAATAAGGCTGACCACACGGTTGGCATCAACATTCGGCAAGAAGGACGACCTGCTTCCATCGAAGCAGCGGTAATTGTTGGTGCAGATGGCAGATATTCAGCTGTACGCAGACACGCTGGTCTGACCCCGGATATCCGCAAACATGGATACGACCTGTTATGGGCTCGCATTCCTGCTCCAGCAGGCTGGGAACCTGCTGTTCGGATGGCCAGTATGGATGGGCAGCAGTTGGCGTTATTCTCACAATTCGGAGGATACGTACAGATCGGATGGAACATTCCTCAAGGGTCCTTCTCTAAGCTGCGTGAACAGCCTTTTGCTCCCTTTGTACAGAAACTCGTGGCGGCCTTTCCCTGTCTCGCTGATTCGGTAGCTGAACATATCCAAACCTGGAGTGATTTTGTTTTGTTATCCGTAGAGAGCAGTTTTGCCGATTCGTGGGCGAAGGACAACATAGTCTTGCTTGGGGATGCCGCTCACACGATGACTCCAACGGGCGCTTTTGGATTGAATGCAGCATTGGAAGATGCGGACGTGCTCGCAGAGCTGCTCATTGATATGGCCGCCGATCAATTCAGCTCTACAGAACAGCTGCAAGAGCTGCAAGCCAGACGTGGAGAAAAAGTGAAGCAGCAGTTGGCTAAGCAACTGGAGATGGAGTCTTCGTTCCAGCAGCGATACGAATCCTATCAATAA
- a CDS encoding acyltransferase family protein, with the protein MPQSLKSKRHMNGLDGLRAIAVLAVIGYHLNLGFIPGGLLGVGIFFVLSGYLITDILLTQWQEHGRISLGDFWVRRVRRLLPGMITMTAVVMIWLLCTDPARLAALRGDIVSGVLYISNWWYIFHNVSYFESFGPPSPFGHFWSLAVEEQFYIVWPLLLVAAIVLFKRKGWLVVFIVVAAELSAGAMAIMYNPDLDPSRVYYGTDTRAFALLAGAALAVVWPSRKLSSSLARINRLVLDVLGLAALAWLIYMMLNSSEYDPSLYRGGMVLQAIATTLLVAVLAHPSSFLARLIGAKPLRWIGERSYGLYLWHYPVIILTSPTVDTGGAHPVRMVLQIAATVALASLSLKYIENPIRHNGFRDSWSRLWGRGRNTTGIRNVWWKRAGLLMSILLMCFTVSQMMITSAANSDSHSVSMSATLNGDHSVTEEKGQDVLPATVSTSGADNQPAPQKNDKPAANENPPGNGEQQTTKPDKAPQSEEPNSGEQKGSTPGDSNHAVGKPKGSNENPGNPEDDGNGQPEDPDNTSDSSKEEVETAPPAKDGKIHYTIIGDSVILDAKPYLEQTISGVHVDGHIGRQMWEAADVLDGLKRNNQMGSQVVLELGTNGSFNSKSLNSVLDYLKDEEHVYLVTVRVPRPWERTVNKALNEAASDYSNVSLIDWHTASEGHDEYFEKDGVHLTKEGSAAFAALVKDNMK; encoded by the coding sequence ATGCCACAATCGTTGAAAAGCAAGCGACATATGAACGGACTGGATGGTTTGCGAGCCATCGCTGTGCTTGCAGTTATAGGGTATCATCTGAATTTAGGTTTTATTCCGGGCGGTTTGCTCGGTGTAGGCATTTTCTTTGTTCTATCAGGGTATTTGATTACAGACATTCTTTTGACACAATGGCAGGAGCATGGCCGGATATCGCTCGGTGATTTCTGGGTGCGAAGAGTAAGGCGCTTGTTACCTGGCATGATCACGATGACAGCGGTGGTGATGATTTGGTTGCTCTGCACAGATCCAGCTCGACTCGCTGCGTTGCGTGGTGACATTGTCTCGGGAGTATTATACATAAGCAATTGGTGGTATATCTTTCATAACGTTTCCTATTTCGAAAGTTTCGGCCCTCCATCACCCTTTGGACATTTCTGGTCGCTGGCTGTGGAAGAACAGTTTTACATTGTATGGCCCCTTCTACTGGTCGCAGCAATCGTCTTGTTCAAAAGAAAGGGATGGCTGGTCGTCTTTATTGTCGTGGCAGCTGAATTGTCTGCTGGTGCAATGGCCATCATGTATAATCCGGATCTAGACCCGAGCCGTGTTTATTATGGAACAGACACAAGAGCATTTGCTCTACTGGCTGGTGCTGCACTGGCCGTGGTATGGCCGAGTCGCAAACTATCGTCATCCCTTGCCCGCATCAATCGCCTTGTCCTGGACGTGTTAGGCTTAGCTGCGCTTGCTTGGTTGATCTACATGATGCTGAATAGCAGTGAGTACGACCCTTCATTGTATCGAGGAGGAATGGTACTTCAGGCCATAGCGACGACACTGCTCGTAGCTGTATTGGCTCATCCATCATCCTTCCTGGCAAGGCTCATTGGCGCTAAGCCATTGCGCTGGATTGGTGAAAGGTCCTATGGTTTATATTTGTGGCACTATCCTGTCATTATTCTAACGAGTCCAACGGTAGACACGGGTGGAGCACATCCTGTGCGAATGGTTTTGCAGATTGCAGCAACGGTTGCACTGGCCTCCTTGTCACTTAAATATATTGAAAATCCAATACGTCACAACGGATTTCGCGATTCCTGGTCCCGGTTATGGGGAAGAGGGCGCAATACAACAGGTATTCGCAACGTATGGTGGAAGCGCGCTGGATTGCTGATGAGCATTCTGTTAATGTGCTTTACAGTGTCACAGATGATGATTACTTCAGCAGCGAATTCTGATTCCCATTCGGTATCGATGTCGGCTACGCTGAATGGAGATCATTCCGTAACGGAGGAAAAAGGGCAGGATGTTCTTCCAGCAACAGTGAGCACTTCTGGGGCGGACAACCAACCTGCGCCACAGAAAAACGACAAACCAGCAGCGAACGAAAATCCACCAGGTAATGGAGAACAGCAAACGACGAAGCCAGATAAGGCTCCCCAATCTGAGGAGCCAAACTCAGGTGAGCAGAAAGGATCAACCCCCGGCGACTCGAACCACGCTGTTGGTAAACCCAAAGGCAGCAACGAAAATCCGGGAAATCCAGAAGACGACGGTAACGGACAACCGGAGGATCCGGATAATACGTCAGATTCCTCCAAAGAGGAAGTGGAAACAGCCCCTCCAGCCAAAGACGGAAAAATTCATTATACGATCATTGGAGATTCGGTTATTTTGGACGCCAAGCCTTATCTTGAACAAACCATATCGGGCGTGCACGTGGACGGTCATATCGGCCGTCAGATGTGGGAGGCTGCCGATGTATTGGATGGCCTGAAGAGAAATAATCAAATGGGCAGTCAGGTCGTACTGGAGCTTGGAACAAACGGTTCCTTCAATTCCAAAAGTCTGAATTCTGTACTGGATTATTTGAAAGATGAAGAACATGTTTATCTGGTTACCGTGCGAGTCCCTCGCCCATGGGAACGAACCGTGAATAAAGCACTGAACGAAGCGGCTTCCGATTATAGCAATGTATCTCTCATTGACTGGCACACTGCGAGTGAGGGGCATGACGAATATTTCGAAAAAGATGGCGTACATCTGACGAAGGAAGGTTCGGCAGCATTTGCAGCACTTGTGAAAGACAACATGAAATAA
- a CDS encoding flavin reductase family protein has product MRKPVDEPMFYSYPGMVAIVTSRHKDIQNVMASGWHTYIGSSPGIYGVSLRKETYSYELIEQSGVFGVHFLPGHHSEWIQAAGTFSGRDTDKFSKFGITYEEGIKVNVPILTEAYFAYECKVIDITTYGDHEWIAGEVLQRYLDTEYFLDNGMVNLDKLQIPMYIGRSSYRILNGSAEEKVHPFYL; this is encoded by the coding sequence ATGCGGAAACCGGTAGATGAACCCATGTTTTATTCGTATCCGGGTATGGTGGCGATAGTTACATCCCGTCATAAGGACATTCAGAATGTGATGGCTTCAGGCTGGCATACCTATATTGGATCGTCTCCCGGAATTTACGGGGTATCGCTGAGGAAGGAAACGTACTCTTATGAATTGATTGAGCAGAGTGGAGTATTCGGGGTACACTTTCTTCCGGGTCATCATTCGGAGTGGATTCAGGCTGCGGGAACCTTCAGTGGAAGAGACACAGACAAATTCTCGAAATTCGGGATTACATACGAAGAAGGAATCAAAGTGAATGTCCCAATTTTGACCGAAGCTTATTTTGCTTACGAGTGCAAGGTTATCGATATCACAACGTATGGGGATCATGAATGGATTGCAGGTGAAGTGTTACAGCGGTATCTAGACACGGAATACTTCCTGGACAATGGAATGGTTAATCTGGACAAATTGCAGATTCCAATGTACATAGGACGATCCTCTTATCGGATTCTTAATGGGAGTGCGGAAGAGAAGGTTCATCCGTTTTACCTCTAG
- a CDS encoding LysE family translocator, protein MEVYLKYFLIGLAIAMPVGAITVEMTKQGLKNGFIHGWAVGLGGMTIDVTLILAMYFGFASVLALPYVQIPLWLVGAGFLAYLGYDSIKNADKDITPADEKTQKSFFSTYRNGLLVAVSPGNLIFWVSVFGAVLSDSYSSAHSASFAIAACGVMSGILIHDLGLLSVVSVTRRVMSRSMIRWVSVIAGILLFGFSLYFLYEFIMGIISYV, encoded by the coding sequence ATGGAAGTTTATCTAAAATATTTCTTGATTGGTCTTGCCATTGCCATGCCAGTCGGAGCAATTACTGTAGAAATGACAAAGCAAGGTTTGAAAAATGGGTTTATCCACGGATGGGCAGTTGGGCTCGGTGGGATGACGATTGATGTTACGCTTATACTCGCCATGTACTTTGGCTTCGCTTCTGTACTGGCCTTGCCGTATGTGCAGATCCCGCTTTGGCTGGTAGGTGCAGGATTTCTGGCCTATCTGGGCTACGATTCCATTAAGAATGCGGATAAAGATATTACTCCTGCAGACGAAAAGACACAGAAATCATTCTTTAGTACATATCGCAATGGGTTACTTGTCGCCGTATCTCCAGGGAATCTGATTTTTTGGGTTTCCGTATTCGGTGCAGTGTTATCTGATTCCTATAGCTCAGCACATTCAGCCAGCTTTGCTATCGCAGCATGCGGCGTAATGAGTGGTATTCTAATTCACGATTTGGGGCTTTTGTCGGTGGTGTCGGTTACTAGAAGAGTAATGAGTCGCTCCATGATTCGCTGGGTTTCCGTCATAGCCGGAATACTGCTATTTGGATTTTCCCTATACTTCCTCTATGAGTTCATCATGGGGATCATCAGTTACGTTTAG